Genomic window (Candidatus Omnitrophota bacterium):
GCGGTTATATCGGAAAAATTATTGAGCTCGTTTACAAAATAGCCTGCCTATCGGCGAGGCAAAGAAAGGGGCGATTATGAAATTCATAAAAGGGTTTATTTCGATAGCGGTATTGTTTTTGGCGGTGGGTTGCTCCAGTACGGGAGCGATTGAAATAGGAAGCGAGGCGCCCGACTTCAGCCTTCCGAATATCGAAGGCAAGCAGGTGAGCCTTTCCAGTTTTAAGGGTAAGGTAATAATACTGGATTTTTTCGCGAGCTGGTGCCCACCCTGTAAACAGGAAGTCCCCGATTTTATAGCGCTGCAGAAGGCGTATGGCGCCGAAGGCTTTGCCGTAATAGGCGTGGCATTGGTTAATGCCAAAGACGCGAAAAATTTCGCGCAGGAGTTTGGCGTAAATTATCCAATTCTCGTAGATGATGGCAAGGTTAGTAATCTTTATGGCCCGATAAGGAGTATACCGACGACATTTATATTGGATAAAAGCGGCAAGATAGTTAAGCT
Coding sequences:
- a CDS encoding TlpA disulfide reductase family protein; protein product: MKFIKGFISIAVLFLAVGCSSTGAIEIGSEAPDFSLPNIEGKQVSLSSFKGKVIILDFFASWCPPCKQEVPDFIALQKAYGAEGFAVIGVALVNAKDAKNFAQEFGVNYPILVDDGKVSNLYGPIRSIPTTFILDKSGKIVKLYIGFRPKSVFEADIKELLK